The following are from one region of the Silene latifolia isolate original U9 population chromosome 9, ASM4854445v1, whole genome shotgun sequence genome:
- the LOC141599304 gene encoding protein DETOXIFICATION 33-like codes for MSDESEEQKLLPVERVEAFELEGPSKIKGWTEFHVRSMEEAKEMWEIAAPAILTSVAQFSIGFITTAYIGPLGQVELAAVSIVQNVLEGFVFGAMLGMGSAVETLSGQAVGAGDYQTLGIHLQRSFIITFITALFLTPLYLFTSPLLKIIHQDEIISEAAGNYAIWVIPQLFAYAFNFPIQKFLQAQSKVWVMSVISVVVVGFHTFLNWLLVFRYGLIGAAIAGNISWWIIVFAQMIYIVSGFFPESWTGLSFSALTSLFEFLKISLASALMLCLETWYPSIVIILVGWLPKANVAVDAISICANMEFWTLMITYGFSAAVSVRVSNELGAGNHRAAKLAVGVTLVTSTLVGIMFAAVTVATKDEFPKMFTSESAVIKETAKLGYFLAVAILINSIQPVLHGVAVGAGWQTQVGWINAVCYYLIGLPAGGLLGFKFQLGLQGIWFGVLSGLLLQTLVLLLMLLRTNWSDEVSHAEERIQLWTQPYQH; via the exons ATGTCAGATGAGAGCGAGGAACAAAAGCTTCTTCCTGTTGAAAGGGTTGAAGCCTTTGAACTCGAGGGACCGTCAAAGATTAAAGGATGGACAGAATTCCACGTTCGAAGCATGGAAGAGGCTAAGGAAATGTGGGAGATAGCCGCGCCTGCTATATTAACATCAGTTGCTCAATTTTCCATCGGATTCATAACCACCGCTTACATTGGACCTTTAGGTCAGGTTGAATTAGCCGCGGTTTCCATCGTTCAAAATGTCCTTGAAGGTTTCGTATTTGGGGCCATG CTAGGAATGGGAAGCGCTGTGGAGACGCTAAGTGGTCAAGCTGTAGGAGCCGGGGACTACCAAACGCTCGGAATACACCTACAAAGATCATTCATAATCACTTTTATTACAGCTTTGTTTCTTACCCCTTTGTACTTGTTTACATCACCTTTGCTTAAGATCATTCACCAGGATGAAATTATCTCCGAAGCAGCGGGCaattatgccatttgggttatccCACAGTTGTTTGCTTACGCATTCAACTTTCCTATACAAAAGTTTCTACAAGCACAGAGTAAAGTTTGGGTGATGTCTGTAATTTCAGTAGTAGTGGTTGGGTTTCATACATTTCTGAATTGGTTGCTCGTATTCCGTTATGGCCTGATTGGTGCTGCCATTGCTGGGAATATTTCATGGTGGATAATTGTTTTTGCTCAAATGATATATATTGTTTCTGGGTTTTTCCCTGAGTCATGGACTGGTTTATCCTTTTCAGCTTTAACGTCATTATTCGAATTTCTGAAGATCTCCTTGGCTTCAGCATTGATGTTATG CTTGGAGACATGGTACCCCAGTATAGTGATTATTCTGGTTGGCTGGCTTCCTAAAGCAAATGTTGCAGTAGATGCGATTTCAATATG CGCGAACATGGAATTTTGGACGTTGATGATTACTTATGGCTTCAGTGCTGCAGTCAG TGTGAGAGTTTCCAACGAGTTAGGAGCAGGAAATCACAGGGCAGCAAAACTAGCAGTAGGTGTAACTCTGGTGACATCAACTCTAGTTGGGATAATGTTTGCTGCAGTTACAGTCGCAACAAAGGACGAGTTTCCAAAGATGTTCACATCTGAAAGTGCGGTAATAAAAGAGACTGCAAAGTTAGGTTATTTCTTAGCAGTTGCTATCCTAATTAACAGCATCCAACCTGTTCTACACG GGGTAGCAGTGGGTGCAGGGTGGCAGACTCAAGTCGGTTGGATAAATGCAGTATGCTACTATTTAATAGGTCTGCCTGCAGGAGGTTTGCTTGGATTTAAGTTTCAACTCGGTCTACAAGGGATCTGGTTTGGAGTACTTAGCGGACTGTTGCTACAAACGCTGGTATTGCTGTTAATGCTCCTTCGGACTAACTGGAGTGACGAGGTTTCACACGCTGAAGAACGTATACAGTTATGGACCCAACCGTATCAACATTAG